One genomic segment of Ricinus communis isolate WT05 ecotype wild-type chromosome 5, ASM1957865v1, whole genome shotgun sequence includes these proteins:
- the LOC8261182 gene encoding IST1-like protein isoform X1 yields MGALLAVFLGRKFKASKFKTIAKLAISRVTILKNQKQVRYSHAKSDVVELLNCGHQERALLRVEHMIKEQNLVDAFIMIEDYCYLLIDRITLLKKEKECHDEVKEAISTLIFASSRCGEFPELQEIRGIFESKFGKEFAARAIELRNNCGVNPKIIQKLSVRRPSLENRMKVLKETASEKGIVLHLEEDTPVVAEEKLDDKKKKMIPQQQQQEEIDETEPQDKPLVLIEVLNPVEKLSKSTKARNKYRDVTAAALEAFESAAYAASAARAAVELSRPKCQESDRDDHNGFSHPGPTNCKLVIAYEDPEKMETQMTRQYLKKSIWLTIRTPNQKVKTWQRTMEECVSGN; encoded by the exons ATGGGTGCTCTTCTTGCTGTATTTCTCGGAAGGAAATTCAAGGCCTCTAAATTCAAGACTATTGCAAAGCTTGCAATCTCTAGAGTCACCATCCTCAAGAACCAGAAACAAGTCCGGTATTCCCATGCAAAATCTGATGTTGTTGAGCTCCTGAATTGTGGTCATCAAGAACGAGCTCTTCTTCGT GTCGAGCATATGATCAAGGAGCAGAATTTGGTGGATGCTTTTATTATGATAGAAGACTATTGCTACTTACTTATAGACAGGATTACGCTACTTAAAAAGGAGAa AGAATGCCATGATGAGGTCAAGGAAGCTATTTCAACCCTGATCTTTGCATCTTCCAGATGTGGAGAATTTCCTGAACTTCAAGAAATTCGTGGGATTTTCGAATCCAAATTTGGGAAAGAATTTGCTGCTCGTGCTATCGAGCTGCGCAATAATTGTGGAGTGAATCCCAAG ATCATACAGAAGCTATCGGTGCGACGGCCAAGCTTGGAGAATAGAATGAAAGTCCTGAAGGAGACTGCTTCTGAGAAGGGTATTGTCCTGCATTTGGAGGAAGATACTCCTGTTGTTGCTGAG GAGAAATTAGatgacaagaagaagaagatgataccgcagcagcagcaacaagaagaaattgatgaGACTGAACCTCAAGATAAACCTCTTGTTTTGATTGAGGTGTTGAACCCTGTTGAGAAGTTATCTAAGTCGACGAAAGCAAGGAATAAGTACAGAGATGTGACTGCTGCTGCTCTAGAGGCTTTTGAATCAGCAGCTTATGCAGCGTCAGCTGCAAGAGCTGCTGTCGAACTCTCAAGACCCAAATGTCAGGAAAGTGATCGAGACGATCATAACGGTTTTAGTCATCCAGGACCGACCAATTGCAAATTAGTGATAGCATATGAAGATCCAGAGAAGATGGAAACTCAAATGACACGtcagtatttaaaaaaatccaTCTGGTTGACTATTCGAACTCCGAATCAGAAAGTGAAGACATGGCAGAGAACAATGGAGGAATGTGTCTCAGGAAATTGA
- the LOC8261182 gene encoding IST1-like protein isoform X2 — protein sequence MGALLAVFLGRKFKASKFKTIAKLAISRVTILKNQKQVRYSHAKSDVVELLNCGHQERALLRVEHMIKEQNLVDAFIMIEDYCYLLIDRITLLKKEKECHDEVKEAISTLIFASSRCGEFPELQEIRGIFESKFGKEFAARAIELRNNCGVNPKKLSVRRPSLENRMKVLKETASEKGIVLHLEEDTPVVAEEKLDDKKKKMIPQQQQQEEIDETEPQDKPLVLIEVLNPVEKLSKSTKARNKYRDVTAAALEAFESAAYAASAARAAVELSRPKCQESDRDDHNGFSHPGPTNCKLVIAYEDPEKMETQMTRQYLKKSIWLTIRTPNQKVKTWQRTMEECVSGN from the exons ATGGGTGCTCTTCTTGCTGTATTTCTCGGAAGGAAATTCAAGGCCTCTAAATTCAAGACTATTGCAAAGCTTGCAATCTCTAGAGTCACCATCCTCAAGAACCAGAAACAAGTCCGGTATTCCCATGCAAAATCTGATGTTGTTGAGCTCCTGAATTGTGGTCATCAAGAACGAGCTCTTCTTCGT GTCGAGCATATGATCAAGGAGCAGAATTTGGTGGATGCTTTTATTATGATAGAAGACTATTGCTACTTACTTATAGACAGGATTACGCTACTTAAAAAGGAGAa AGAATGCCATGATGAGGTCAAGGAAGCTATTTCAACCCTGATCTTTGCATCTTCCAGATGTGGAGAATTTCCTGAACTTCAAGAAATTCGTGGGATTTTCGAATCCAAATTTGGGAAAGAATTTGCTGCTCGTGCTATCGAGCTGCGCAATAATTGTGGAGTGAATCCCAAG AAGCTATCGGTGCGACGGCCAAGCTTGGAGAATAGAATGAAAGTCCTGAAGGAGACTGCTTCTGAGAAGGGTATTGTCCTGCATTTGGAGGAAGATACTCCTGTTGTTGCTGAG GAGAAATTAGatgacaagaagaagaagatgataccgcagcagcagcaacaagaagaaattgatgaGACTGAACCTCAAGATAAACCTCTTGTTTTGATTGAGGTGTTGAACCCTGTTGAGAAGTTATCTAAGTCGACGAAAGCAAGGAATAAGTACAGAGATGTGACTGCTGCTGCTCTAGAGGCTTTTGAATCAGCAGCTTATGCAGCGTCAGCTGCAAGAGCTGCTGTCGAACTCTCAAGACCCAAATGTCAGGAAAGTGATCGAGACGATCATAACGGTTTTAGTCATCCAGGACCGACCAATTGCAAATTAGTGATAGCATATGAAGATCCAGAGAAGATGGAAACTCAAATGACACGtcagtatttaaaaaaatccaTCTGGTTGACTATTCGAACTCCGAATCAGAAAGTGAAGACATGGCAGAGAACAATGGAGGAATGTGTCTCAGGAAATTGA